The following are from one region of the Alphaproteobacteria bacterium genome:
- a CDS encoding DUF229 domain-containing protein, whose product MAETGIDLPSWSHGGSDRLGPVATVQELDRIRANLLNLQAGDAIFAHLMLPHYPYVFRRDCSARPVHEWMARFPGDRPYPESNSNQGRIIRYEAYLEQMECLHSMLGTLFDEMRERNIFDKSVIIIHGDHGSRINLIEPTASHIRALSPQDFVDGFSTILAIKAPNISPEYDLTRISIQAAFAHLWNHELATPMPGPKSDAGEPAVHILDLQSRAVVPVQKSIRHELPDDFPALAGPTD is encoded by the coding sequence TTGGCCGAGACGGGCATCGATTTGCCCAGTTGGTCGCATGGCGGCAGTGATCGCCTGGGTCCGGTCGCCACCGTACAAGAACTCGATCGAATTCGGGCAAACCTTCTGAATTTACAAGCGGGCGACGCCATTTTCGCCCACCTGATGCTGCCCCATTACCCCTACGTTTTTCGCCGAGACTGCAGTGCACGGCCGGTGCACGAATGGATGGCCAGGTTCCCCGGCGACCGACCCTACCCGGAGTCGAATTCGAACCAGGGTAGAATCATCCGATACGAGGCCTACCTGGAGCAAATGGAATGCCTCCATAGCATGCTTGGCACCCTATTCGATGAGATGCGCGAGCGGAATATTTTCGATAAATCCGTCATCATCATTCATGGCGATCACGGCTCCCGCATTAACCTGATCGAGCCCACGGCCAGCCACATTCGCGCGCTTTCGCCGCAAGACTTTGTCGATGGTTTCTCCACCATCCTGGCGATCAAAGCCCCAAACATTTCGCCCGAATACGACCTGACGAGAATCTCAATTCAAGCCGCATTCGCGCACTTATGGAATCATGAGCTTGCCACTCCCATGCCGGGTCCAAAGAGCGACGCCGGCGAACCGGCGGTTCATATTTTGGACCTTCAAAGCAGAGCGGTTGTGCCGGTTCAAAAATCGATTCGCCATGAGTTGCCCGACGATTTTCCCGCTCTCGCGGGTCCGACAGATTGA